The sequence GCGACGTGGCAACAAAACAACCTACAACCGGCTCAACTCCTGTTACCAATCCGGATCCGATATCCGTCGCTGTTCCCACAATTCAGCCAgaacagcaactacaacagcagAAACGCCCCCATTCTCCCCCAAAAGTGACCGTCCCGACTGGCGGTCACAAAAAGAGGAAAACGCCGCGATAAGTTGCAGAAAGTAACTTAAAAACTTTTGAAGAGATTCCCAACAAAGGTGGGTATTATGAAAACCCTGATAATAATCCCGCTACGTCACCAGAATCCCAGTGGGAGAAACTAATCAAGTTTGTTATTTCTCCAGGGTTACGCATGGGAGTCCCTATCGTCCATCTTCAAGATTCATCCGATGCCCAAGGAAAGGCGTCGAAAAAAAACAAACTGACGGCATCCGGTTCTGGCGACGCGTCCGGCCAACGTTCCACTTCTTTGGAGGAGCCTTATTCTCCTGGTTTTGGAAAACAACCCACCTTCAGCCACATCGAGACCATGTGGAACGTGTCTCACAACGACGCTCTGTCGTAGTTTGAGTATCTGCAACGGATTTGCCCTCCGGTGCTTTATGAGGCGGTCCGAAAAATGCCTGATAGTGCCGCCCACTGTGCCAGGGTTCAACATATCTATGAAGGGTTAGTGTTAACCCGCGACGAACTTCAGCGGACCATTGAACTGGATCAACGTGCCCGTCGTGCTGAAGCCGACGGTAAAGAGCTGAATGCTGAAATTGTCCAAGTTAGGGAAGAGCTGAAGCGGGCTAAGCAAGACGCTGCTGAAGGAGAGGTGGAAAAGAAGCAGACCCTAAAGGAGGCCCAAAAGGCAATCAAAGAGATGGccttgcgcgtcgaaaaagaacaAACTGCGCTAAAGGACCTGGAGGCGGCGTATAAAGAGCTGGCGGAGGAGAAAGCCAGTAAGGATCTCCTCACCACCCAGAACCAAGAGTTGTTCGCTGCCAATCAAAAGAAAGCGAACGATTTTCAAGAGCTTTGCAGCCTCATCCCCTATATTCTTTTCAAGGCTCTTAAGGCGCCGGAGGTAAAGGAGCCATTCCAGAGATTGGTTGACGCTACAAGGAAGGTGGAGCATTACGATGCGACCACCACTTTGATATAACATGTTGAAATAGCAGAACCAATTCTGGAGGTGATCCGAGACATGGCGGATGAGGATGCCTACGACCTTCATGATGCGGCGGTCAATGCCTGCGCGGCCATTAAGGTGCCGTTTATTGAACAGATTGGGTCGACACCGGACCTTACCTTGGCCAAAGTGAAGAAGATGATCCCGTAGTTGTAGGGATTTTTGTAATTCTGTATTCACTTTTGTTCCTAATGTAATGGTTAtaattaaatcaatgaaatatcgaTTCCTTATGATTCTTGTTATTTTACTTTTGTGTGTTCCAACTGTAGTAAAAcatgtttatataaatatgtaCGCCCCGTCGTCACGGCAACGTACCGTTTGTCAAGGTTACACTTGATGATTGTCGACATTGCACTCATCTACTTAGTGTTGGGATTAATGCTACGGATACGAAATCCGGAGGCATCCCGTTCCAAGGGCTAGGCGTACCTCCAATACGCCTAGCGTTGCCAATGCCGTCCAAAGATTAGATGATGTCTTTGTTCATGGCATAAGTAACTTGTGAATGGTCTTACATTTATAACGCCGAAGCGCGGCCATAATAGTTACACAGTACATTAGTAATGAAGATTGAAAAAAAATGCATTTAATTGAAAACAGAAAACAAAGAAGTCTAATGCGCGATGCGCTTACATTTGTGGTGATCAATCACAAACTTGGTAAAGTGAAAAAGAAAAATTTTCAACAATGAAACGATTCGAAATATTTAAACATAGAACTTCTTTAAGTTGGTTGCGTGCCAGGTACGCAACATAAATTTGCCATCATGCGTCTTTAGGTTATATGCTCCGTTGCCAAGTGCATCTGCAATCACATACGGGCCTTTGCAATTGGGTCCCAATTTTCCAGTATTCTCGACCCGGCTGGCGTTGTTATTACACCACACAAAATCACAGGGGCGGAAAGTACGTTCCTTCACACGTTAATTGTAATACTTGGCAATTTTCTGTTTGTTTGACGCTTCCCTGATAGCGGCGGCGTTACGCATTTCCTCCAACAAGTCCAAATTTTCTTTCAAGCTAATGACGTTGGACTCATCATTGAATTGCACTACACGTTGGGTTGGGACAACAATTTCAGCGGGTATCACCGCCTCGGTACCATATATAAGGCTGAATGGCGTTTCTCGATTGCTTCCTTTTGGCGTGGTTCGGAATGCCCATAATACTTGTGGAAGCTCATCTGCCCAACCTTTCCTGTCCGTGTCCAACCTTGCCCTTATCCCGGCAACGATATCCCTGTTGGTGACTTCGACTTGTCCATTTACCTGCGGATGGGCAACAGAACTGAGAGTCTGTTTGATATTCAACCCGTCACACTATGAATGAAACGGATCGTGAGCAAACTGTTTGTCGTTATCACTTACATTTTCGTGTGGTATTCCGAAACAGCACACGATTTTCTCCCAAACAAAATTCACAATCTGTATACCCGTTATGCTCTTTAAAGGTTTGGCTTCAACCCACTTGGTGAAAAAGTCAATTGCAACGACCAAGTGTTTTCCATCCGGGAAGGGGCCTACTAAATCAATTTCCCATTTGTAAAAGGGCCAAGCAAACATCACGGGAATTAGCTCATGCGCCGGCATGTGAATTTGCGGGGCGTAACGTTGGCATGAAGCATAAGCTTTGATGATCTCTTTCGTGTCACGGTACATAGACGGCCAAAAATACCCTAGCCGCATTATTTTCCCCACAACGGTCCTAAATCCTGCATGCATGCCACAAGTCCCTTCATGCACCTCCCTTACAATTGTTTCCGCCTCGCTTGGGCCGACACACCTTAAAAGCGGTGCCGTGAAGGATTTCTTGAACATAACTCCATCCCTTAACATGTACACAGGTGCTTTCATACGAATCTTACGTGGCGTTGCCCCGTCGAATGGCAACATCCTGTTCTTGAGATACGTAACGATTGGACTCATCCACGTCTCGACCTCTTCTACAGGGGCTGCCTCCTATGATTATTTTGCAGGAAAATCAGGACATGTGTACGTTGTGTTTTAAACAGATTATGCGTATAGCGTGTTTGTTATCGAAGCGAGTCGATACCTGTACCACGTCAGTGGATTTTTGAGTAAGGACCTCCACCAAAACGTCCTTGGTGAAGTGGCTGAACACGCTTGATGCGAGTTTGCTGAGTGCGTCGGCCTTTTTGTTCAAGGATCGCGGCACTTGCGTTATTGAGAAAcgctcgaatttgttggccatttcTTCTGCCAATGCCAAATAATTTTGCATAGCCGGATCCCTAGCTTCAAACATCCCGTTCATCTGATTCGCCACGAGTTGGGAATCAACTGAAACCTTTAGGCATTTTATTCCCATCTTTTCAGCCATTCTCAAACCAGACAGCAATGCCTCATATTCCGCTTCATTATTGGAGGCGGGGAACTTGAAACGCAACGCGTAGGTATGTTCCTCTCCGTCAGGGCCAATTAAAATTAGACCTGCACCCGCTCCCTCAGAACTCGATGCTTCGTCAGTGAATAGTTCCCACGTGATGATATTTGATACTTCTTCGACGACCGGCGCTAGTGGTGCGGCGCATTTGAATTCAACCATAAAAACTTCCATAATCTGGCCTTTGACAGCGGTACGGGGGGCGTAATGGATTTCATGTTCACCCAGTTCGATTGCCCACTTGGCTAGCCTGCCTACAACCTCTGGTTTGCTCAATACCTGCA comes from Rutidosis leptorrhynchoides isolate AG116_Rl617_1_P2 chromosome 4, CSIRO_AGI_Rlap_v1, whole genome shotgun sequence and encodes:
- the LOC139841298 gene encoding uncharacterized protein — encoded protein: MRKEVQSLNGKLVALYRFLSKATERSLPFFKVLKDNVGRNFDWTPEADHAFQEMKALIRTLPKLTAPVPGETLTIYLAAGTEAVSSVLVAERGGIQMPVYFVSKVLQHDEVNYKPIKKLIFALVQTARRLRRYFQAHPMLVLTDSPIKQVLSKPEVVGRLAKWAIELGEHEIHYAPRTAVKGQIMEVFMVEFKCAAPLAPVVEEVSNIITWELFTDEASSSEGAGAGLILIGPDGEEHTYALRFKFPASNNEAEYEALLSGLRMAEKMGIKCLKVSVDSQLVANQMNGMFEARDPAMQNYLALAEEMANKFERFSITQVPRSLNKKADALSKLASSVFSHFTKDVLVEVLTQKSTDVVQEAAPVEEVETWMSPIVTYLKNRMLPFDGATPRKIRMKAPVYMLRDGVMFKKSFTAPLLRCVGPSEAETIVREVHEGTCGMHAGFRTVVGKIMRLGYFWPSMYRDTKEIIKAYASCQRYAPQIHMPAHELIPVMFAWPFYKWEIDLVGPFPDGKHLVVAIDFFTKWVEAKPLKSITGIQIVNFVWEKIVCCFGIPHENVNGQVEVTNRDIVAGIRARLDTDRKGWADELPQVLWAFRTTPKGSNRETPFSLIYGTEAVIPAEIVVPTQRVVQFNDESNVISLKENLDLLEEMRNAAAIREASNKQKIAKYYN